Genomic DNA from Anaerolineales bacterium:
CAAAGGCGGCAAGGTTCGGATTGGCTTGGAGTGCCGAACGGAAGGTCAACCCGCCCAGAGGGGCGGTGATGTTGTGGAACTGATCCAGCGCCTGATTATAAGCACTCAGCGCCTTTTCATAGTCGCCGTCAATGATTGTCTTGCGCTCTTGCAAGCCTTTTAACTGCGCCTCAAGCCGGTTTTTGGCGACACCGCTCTCAATGTTTTGTAACCGATCCCGAAGTGCCTTCAGCCGCTCTGCCGGGGATTGCAGCGGCGGCGGCGGCGAGGGACGCAGCGGTGGCAGTCCAGAGGGTTTGGGTGGTGGTTTGTCGGTCATTGCGGTGCGTTCCTCCATTGGGCAGTGAGGTGCGACGTTTCACTCCCTAGTTTTAACCGATAGAGGGCGTTTTATGCAATCACGCTCTCACCTGCGCCACCCTCGGCGGAAAGAACCTTACCCCTCAGCGCATCCAATGGCTATTGCAGAGGCTTCTCAAACAGGGAGGACATCAACGAACCGATGACCATTCAAGGGCTACACCATATCACACTTGCCGCATCCGATGCGCAGCAAACGATTGACTTCTACAGCGGTGTCTTGGGCTTGCGCTTCACAAAACAGACGGTGAACTTTGACGATCCAACAAGTTATCACCTCTATTTTGGCAACAAAAATGCCGATCCTGGCTCCGCGATCACCTTTTTTGAGTGGCGCGATGCCCCACGCGGCTATCCGGGCATGGGCGGGACGCATCACTTCGCCTTGCAAGCAGCGAACAGCGACGCCCTTTTGAAGTGGAAACGCCGCCTGACTGATCTCGACATTGCGGTGAACGGTCCGTATGATCGGCACTATTTCACCTCGATCTACTTCCGCGATCCCGACGGGGCGCAGTTGGAAATTGCCACCGTTGCCCCTGGGTTTGCCGTTGACGAACTCGCCGAGTCGCTTGGCAGTCAGCACCTTAGCCCACCTCCGGCGATGATCCTTGCCAACCGTGACGAGGCACGCATCCGCGCCCAAACATGGGGCGAAAGCGTCCCGACGATCACCCCCGACATGGCACTTGAAGGGGGGATGCACCACATCACGGCGATCAGCAGCGATATTCAGCGCACCGATGCTTTTTATCGGGGTCTGTTGGGCATGGATCGCGTCAAAATGACCGATAATTTCGATGACCCGGGCTCGGCACACTGGTATTGGGGGGTGAATGGCGGCACACCGGGGACGCTGATCACGTACTTTGAACGCGGCGCGGCGGGCAAACGCATGGCACGGATGGGTGTTGGGCAAACGCACCACTTCGCCTTGAAGGTTGCCGATGACGATGCGCAATTGGCGTGGCGGGAGAAAATCATCGCCGCCGGAATTCCCGTCTCGCCGGTGATGAACCGCGTCTACTTCAAGAGCATCTACACCCGCGACCCCGATGGGCATATCGTGGAGATTGCCACTGCCGGACCGGGCTTTGCGGTGGATGAGCCGTTGGATGGGTTGGGACGCACGCTTCAACTTCCGCCATGGTTGGAAGTCCATCGCGCCGAGATCGCCAGCGGGTTGATCCCGCTCAAACTACCGGCTGAAGGGTAAGGGTAGACGTCGGACGCCCCAGGCGGCGTCCCTTGTTTTTGAAACCCTCAGATTTCTGATCCCACTTTCGTCTTCACCAACGGGCGTTCTAGCGTGCTGGCGATAGCCACCGCCGTGCGGGTGGCAAAGATGCGCACCCGTTCAAAGGCTTTTTGGTCGCGGGCATGATCGCGCATATATGCCATATCGTTTGCCGAGGTGTCTAAATCCGTCCGAGCGCCGG
This window encodes:
- a CDS encoding VOC family protein, with protein sequence MTIQGLHHITLAASDAQQTIDFYSGVLGLRFTKQTVNFDDPTSYHLYFGNKNADPGSAITFFEWRDAPRGYPGMGGTHHFALQAANSDALLKWKRRLTDLDIAVNGPYDRHYFTSIYFRDPDGAQLEIATVAPGFAVDELAESLGSQHLSPPPAMILANRDEARIRAQTWGESVPTITPDMALEGGMHHITAISSDIQRTDAFYRGLLGMDRVKMTDNFDDPGSAHWYWGVNGGTPGTLITYFERGAAGKRMARMGVGQTHHFALKVADDDAQLAWREKIIAAGIPVSPVMNRVYFKSIYTRDPDGHIVEIATAGPGFAVDEPLDGLGRTLQLPPWLEVHRAEIASGLIPLKLPAEG